aacatctcgagtttaaaagactcgattttgggcctataaaTTAAGTCTCAAAAACTAGATTTTCATAGTCTGATCACAtttgatgtgacattttttctACGTGGTGACCACCTAAAAATCGAGCCTCTAAAAATCGATTTATAAGCCCACCTATATATTCAGCCTCCATACACTACAAACCATTCACCCCACCCTACCTTCTCATCAGACTAGAAACCAAAGAACCCACAGCCGCCCGATCTAGCCAGACCACGCCACCACCGCACCACTGCGCGACCCAGGTAGCATGACCCAGGCCGCGCGACCCATGCATCAACCCGACGAGGTGAGGTGAGATCTCTCTCCTTAGATTCTTCCTCTTTTTGATCTGATTTGGGTTTTCAAGTTCAGTTTTTagtcaaaatagaaaaacttAGAAAAATTGTTTCATTGTTGAATAAATAGCGAATGTGTTTCATTGTGCTGGGATTGTTGTCTTTCTGGTGTTGTGTTTATGAGATTTCTTAAATGTGTTTTTGGTATTTCTGGGAATGCTTGTAGAGACTTGaggcttaaaatttttttggtttataaatcgagtcttaaagactcgattttcaggtggaCGCGATGTGGACAAAACGCCACTTCAGACGTGATCAGAtcatgaaaatcgagtctcaaataCTCAATTTATAagccaaaatcgagtctttaagactcgagatattagtaaaaaatataattttgtaacggtgcctactaattatattgtttgaaaattaatgttaatttccaattttggccAAGACCATTGGATTCATGTTTGATGCCAATGTgtaagcaaccaaaaaaaaaaaaaaaatcatgaaagcAATTGTACATCTATTGCGTAACAAAGTTTATGCCCACTTTTGTTACATGCGGACATGCCACATTTTGTTACATTCAGCAGTTGTACAAAACATATTTGTGAGTTCTTAACTACACAAGAAGAgggtccatttttttttcttcaactcATTACTCCCTCTTTCCTTTATTTCTTGGAGCTAATATCTATTTCCCTCAACTTGTGGGAGCTGTTTTTGCTAATTTTCTGTTACATGAATTCTAGGAGCTTGATTTATTACATGTGCTTCACAATTCATTTTGATCAAGAGAAAAATATATGGGTTGCCCACAACCAAGATGAGTTTCTATATATCCTACTCTCTTTACATATTTCTACCTATCTTCATATGATATTGTTTAATACCTTGCTTATGATTGCCTACAAATTTCTTCATATTAATTTGCATATGTTTCATAGTTTAAATTATTTACACATAAGgaaattattattcttattaatgcattatttttattgcttatattatattatgattttgttGAGGTGAAACACAAAGGTAGCGGCCAAAATGACCAATTAGCATGAGTACCGATTTCAACTACCCCAAATAAAATCCTGGTCTAGCCTCTAACTTATTAAAACACAGCGCACCCCAAACAAAAGACAATATTAAAATGCGTGCCTCTAAGCCACTATTCAGTATTCATTGTTCATTTCATTGTTATTGCTAACCCCCTTCAATCCAACACCAACTGATGAACTCTTGTACTGAAATGGTATTCCTCGTTCTACTTTGGATGAAAGCCACTAGGTCCAAAATCTTTCACCGCTTAATTAGATAATTGGATGCGTGTAACAATTAAGCTGCTTTGACTTCATCTTTTGAAGGCATTTGGAAATAAGACCGATTGAAAATCCCTTTAGACTGATAAAGACTGGGTGTATCAAAGTTCCAAGGAGGGGTAGCAGTAGCATATAACCTAGCCGGAAATGGAAAAAAGCCTCGTGTAAGCTAAAGTGTTGAAAACAATGGAAGAAAGAGACTTTTCAATTGTTGCAAGCTGTGTACAGGAAAGTGTGAGGAAAGTAATACCTCGAACCTCGTTGCAAGGTGGAGAGAgatggaaaattttgtgttCGCAACTTCGCATGGCTTTCTTGAAGCCATTATTGATGCTATTAAGTCACTACTCACTGTTGAATACTGACAAAGGATTACATTCAATTATTGTATTGAGGGGTTGATCTAAATGGAAAACAAATAATGAAGGATTAAAGTGCAAGAGTTCCATGCTTTTCCTAAAGAGGACatatattttccaaaatgttCACGATTCCAAAGATGTAAATAAGCATTTTTGAAGGTGAATTTTTGCATTAACAAAAATGTGCACACGAGGATGAGACATCCAAACGAAAAACCGGAAAGACAGGTAGAAAACACGTGGTTtccaatataaaataatatataacgGGAATAATGATTGTGGGTTCGTATCTATTTTGTTGAGAAGTGATATATGACAAGACGAAGGTGTAGGTGGCCACCTACTACTCAAGTACCACTCCCATGGGAGTGGCCATCATTTTATGAAGGGAATAGGTCTCCACTCGCCCTTATCCCTTTACTTTTAGATCCCGActtattgaagaagaaaaaagaaacagacaaaaaaaaacagagacacACGCAAATTGTAGAAGAACATACAAAATTAGTTCCCTAGAGTAACTACTAGAAGTCTTCCCATGGTTGAAAGTGAATGATACTGAATATGATGCAAGCTTAAGATAACAAGAAATACTCCTTCAACTAATCTCATGTTGATCATTTAACCTTTTAAGCttctttgttaatttgttaCTATAATTATACTTcacaagttttaaaaaataaaaaactttaagaCCTCTGTTGTTTGCATGAACTAGCTATAGAACCCgggaaaaaatagtaaaaggaGAAATCGGGGGAGAACTGGAGAAGgtttttctcaaaattaatcattttgaaagagatatatgtttttttgtttgtttgtttttttgcatAAGAGATATACTTCCACGTCCAAGACAAATTTGACAAGGAACTAACTAATTATATATGTGAAGTGGTTTTAGCCTTTTAGGACtatcatatttttttcatagttCTGGCATGGTATATTATGAACAACTATTTACATTAGAATTGTGACTTAAAAGTTGTCttcttaaattttcttatatGTTAGTACTTGCTAAATTAAATAAGGGTCATACTAACGAGTGCTCTTAGGCAttagttaataatctattttaagaaagttttgacatcatttttatgggaaatgaaaaaaactgtcaaaacattaattttttttttcttttctcatagaatttttttaaaatgaattattaaacaATACTCTAAgagcattcgttagcatttcccatTAAAtaatttgaggttttttttattattttttttataacaaggTGTATGTAATACAGTTTGTGAACAAATATTTGCCTTAATAATTGAGAGAAAGCCTATAAGCACCAAAAATTTGACATCGGTTTATGTGGCAGATTATTAGTAATTCGTAAAAAATGTGATATCAATAATGTACTCAAATAAtcaaatgaaaactaataaaaatttattaactcaAAATGTTGTCAAATTTGCTGCTTAGAATAGCAATAGCATTGCTcgataattaattattgtactatgaaccaaaaaataaataaataaataatgaattattATTGTACCATATAGTAACCAATTACCATGGAGTTCAGTGGCTGTAATTAAGAATTGAGATACGTCGCCAAGTTTGACTGCAGCTCCTCACATGTGGAAGGCCACATAATAAAGGTAAGAGATTTCAacttctttccatttttttaatgccTCCAGACCACTTGATGagcttttgatttttccttTGCGACGCCAAGAAAGTTCAACACTGTCATAACCAAttaatacttattttattttccacGTATAATTTTTGTTCCctcaaatttttgtatataagGGATcgattaatattataataaattcattattaatttttattttattgatgtttcattaattaatttCGCTAATATTCTTTTTGATATCTCCTCATTGTATTTATTaaagaattatataaaaatcaccatatatcaataatttgtaaattaataGCGAATTGAATTATTTTCCCAACATCAACACAATTAACATGCAATTTCTCCTTACAGATGTGCTGCTTCTAATTGTTGACTCTTTTGCTTTGAAGGAAGATTTTGAGagtcaatcaattttttttttaaaaaaaaaaaaaattaatttgagcTCTAGCTCGTCTATTtccccttttgttttcttttcaaacaaaCACATCACACATTTGTCTCGTAATGGTGACACCATATACGACGGCTTGTGTGATGAGTAGTCCAGATTAACCCACGTGTTGCAATCGAGGATCAACCTTCATCAactattcttattcttattcttttttttttcttcttcgaGTGTTTAGAACTTTTTGAGCACTTAGAGCATTCTTCCAGCTGCATATAAGTCTCTCATTCTACTCACGGTAACTCATATCAAGCAGGATGGAACCAGGATTCAGATTTGAGGGAGCAAaacttaaattgttttttttttatgaaaataaaaattaatatttatttcacattcaacaaaatactacatataaaataagtgtttctcaaatatttgatattataaaaatgtcaacaaaatataacatataaaataagtgtttcttaaatattttaacatatttatcaaaatagaacTAGACCATATTTCAGAGGAGAtccaaaagaatttttttttttcaaattacatatgtataccagtttttttttaattgggggcTATTaagaccaaaatttaaaattttatcacatatatatacattagtttttttttttttgggagggagGGTgagggtgggggtgggggtggcaATGGCCGCCGCCCTAGCATGGGTCCATCCGTGACATCAAGAGTATACTACACACAAATACtctaaaatcattttcaaaatattataaagatGTTGTATTCTTGTTATGTATTATAATAATTTCCTCAAAATTAGCAGGATATTCGCTAAGGAAAGGTGTATAAAATGAGTTGGCACAGCTATCTAGGTATGTTGAGCTTAtgaagtgcaaaaaaaaaagacaaatttttaGCTTATCGATTCGTTTGTACTCACATTAATGAACTTTACTACAGCTGATGAATCTTTTCAGGATGTAATAGTTAACTAATAAGGGCACAGACAGATTGTTAGATAGATTAAATGACTCATgaagtttgtttgtttattactTTATGAAGCCgacaataataacaacaacaacatgctTTATACTTTATAAAGCCGTGGTGAGAGAGACTGTGTTGTTTCAATTGAGCTTGATACCTTTGACACTCTTCTCTTGAGCAAAATCTTCTGTGACAGAGAAAACTAAGAGATGGGTAGGGAAGAGAAGAAAGGTAGTCTTCAACCATTACTAATTCCAATAGCTGAAGAAGATGGTGTAAAGTCTTGTAGAAAGGAATTCCACATAGATGAGATTGTGGGGGAGGTGAAGAAGCAGCTGTGTTTAGTAGGGCCATTAGTTTCAGTTAATCTGCTGGTAAATAGTTTACAGGTGATTTCAGTTATGTATGTGGGTCATCTTGGAGAGCTAGCACTTTCTGGTGCTTCCATGGCCACTTCCTTTGCTTCAGTCACTGGTTTCAGCTTGTTGGTACGTATCAAATATCATCTCAGTactcttttatctttttaagtCTTGAGTTATGAAATTTTAGCTAGTTTGGCAGATTCAGCttttaagccttttttttttttttttttgagttgagAAATGTTTGAACTTTTGAGTTGTGAAGACCATTATATGTTTTGCCAATCCATCTCACTGTTACATACAACAAACAATGACACAGAGCTTAGTCCcaaatttattggaaaaaaaaaagcacaaaacaaAAGGGGCGTTCCGAGAATCGAACTCGGGACCTCTTGCACCCAAAGCAAGAATCATACCACTAGACCAAACGCCCTCAGACATACACAACGTTACTTCGATAAGTAAAGAACGTCTGTTTTGGAATTGGTCAATccaaatcttatatatatatatatatattttttttgctaaacaatcCAAATCTTATATGAAACAAGAAAGATGTGTAACATGTATCAGTTAAACTAGTTCGTTCcatcttttaattattattattttttttttgccgcaCATCAATCACTCACCACCAGCTGTTCTACCCTTGGGTTTGAGACAATGAGATTTAACTTCAGCCATTTACTCTAGCTCTTCAAGTTCTAAGCTAATTTCATTATTGAAAAAGGGTAGAGCTTGacacaactttattaattaaatatctAAGATACCAGATTCTTTCAAATCTTGTTGTAAGGATATAATTTCCTTTTTTGCTTGATCTATACTTGTTAGATATATGTGTCTTTAGTATTGGCAAACTGTTTCGAATTATAACCATCACTCAAGTCAAATTGTAAGTCTTGTAGTGTCTAAGTGATATACTTGAAGATTAAGACAAAGATTCACGAACAACTCAAGGAAACTGTAATTTCTGGTAGCTCAATAACATGTTAGAAATCAAGCactgcctctctctctttctctagaaAATTCTCTTGAATTCCGGAAATTTCTCTATGATGCTCTTTCCGGATTTCTCTATGAGATATCTCTAAAGACTTCTACATAGAAGTAAAACTCAACCACAAATTGTTACAATAGTCTAGAGGCTGTTATGGGCtagatattaaaataataataaaataaaacctagAACTACTAGAACTCTATTGTGGCAGAAATTAGATGAAGCTAGAAGCTTCAATGTCGGTTACTTAACCGACCTCATGCTTGTATAAATAGGAACCTTTTGGTTCCCACTTGTGATATGAGCTGTGAGAGACTTGTCAAGCAGAGTGTGAGACTAGTGAGACGTGTGGAATAAGATGAAGTAGTGTGTGACGTGAAGTGCAGCCGGTGAAGGGAAGAAAGTAAAGTCAAGGGTTAGTCGGTAGGTGTCTAGGGGTAAGGTGTAAGGTGATAAGTGCGTGTTAGTGTATTTGAGGATAGTGTGTGTGCCGTGTGTGTATTGATGCATATTAGTGCTGGTAAAAAgttaagttttaaataaaagCTTTTTGTTCAGTTTTTTGTTCAACAATTTAGTGTCAGACTTTCCTCTAACTCAACATAACACTCAACTGATTGAGCTCACTTAATTGTTAACTGCAAGCTCGATAGTAGTTGACTGATTGAGCCTCAGGGATATAGAATTCTTGATTCAAGCCCATGATGTAAATGAACAGTTAATTCtatcaaaaacaagtttttaggGAGAAAGTGTTGCGTTGATATACACCTAAGCTTCTATGAAAAGCATGTCTCTCCCTCGCCATCAAAGCCGAAGAATTGTTGATCAACTTTGAAGTTGCTGCAACATCTACATAGACATCATGCTGTGGGAATCTTAAATTTGATACTTGAGGCTATGGACTAGATTGTTCGTATGAAGAGATCCATAGTGAAAGAGTTTAACTGAGTTGAAGCTGCGTGGGGTCACGACAGTAAGCTCTACTGATGGTAGCAAACTAGAGTAGGATCAATTATGTTTGTACAACTTCAATTTCACTGGTGGATTGTTTCGTTGAGGATTAGCATTAAacctttggagggttttttCCGTCAAGGTTTCCTTTGTAACCATATTGATGTGTAGTTTACTTTTCCACATTTAATTTTAGCAATATTGTGTTTGTGAATTATTAACCAAATCTGAATCTGAAAAGCATAATTGGTTAACTAATTGGTTTGGCTTTATTTAAAATCTACCAATCGGAGTCTAATTTGGTTAGTATGATTATATTAGTTTGCGTTTGGTTGGACAGATTGGAATGGGAAGCGCATTAGACACATTCTGTGGTCAGTCCTATGGTGCAAAACAGTATAGAATGCTTGGTATACACATGCAGAGAGCCATGATTGTTCTTCTATTGGCCTGCATTCCCCTAGCACTTATATGGGCTAATACCGGCCAAATTCTTGTATTCTTGGGACAAGATCCAGAAATTTCTGCTGAAGCTGGACTTTATGCTCGCTTCCTAATACCCTGCATTTTTGGTTATGCACTCCTTCAATGTCATATCAGATTCTTACAAGCCCAAAATAACGTACTTCCTATGATGGTTAGCACAGCGATTACAACATTATCGCACTTACTCATTTGTTGGATTCTTGTATTTAAGTCCGGCCTTGGAAATAAAGGTGCTGCTTTGGCGAATGGCATATCTTATTGGATGAATGCATTGTTATTGATGGCTTATGTTCGAATATCTCCTTCATGTAAGAGCACATGGACTGGATTTTCAAAGGAGGCCTTTCATGGGATTACCGAATTTCTAAAACTATCAATTCCCTCAGCTATAATGCTCAGGTAAGTTTCTGATTATAACTCTTAAGTCTCTTACAGTACTTATTTATAAGCTCACCTTCCCAATATTACATTTTGTGGAACAGCTTGGAAATCTGGTCTTTTGAAATGATGGTTCTTCTATCTGGTCTTCTCCCTAATCCAAAGCTTGAAACATCAGTGCTGTCAATCAGGTTTGTACTTAAACTGGTTCTAAGAACATTGCATGCTAATAAAAAATGTTTCCaaacatattttcacaatttactAACCAGCTGTAGTGTTTTTCAGCCTTAACACATGTTCAATGATTTATATGATACCCCTGGGGCTGAGTAGTACAACAAGGTCAATCTGAGCTCAATTAGAATGCTGCATTACCTCAATCTGCATCTTTCTGTACCaatatatcttctttttttttttttctttttttcagcaTAAGAGTTTCAAATGAGCTTGGCTCAGGGAGACCCCAAGCAGCTCGCCTAGCAGTTCGTGTTGCTCTATCCTTGGTTGCTACAGAGGGCATTCTAGTAGGAACAGCCCTGATATTGGGTCGTAATTTTTGGGGTTACTGTTACAGCCAGGTAGAAGAAGTTGTAAGATATGTGGGAGAAATCTTACTTTTGGTTGCAATATCCCACTTTTTCGATGGTCTTCAATCTGTGCTTTCAGGTCTGCATTAACCTTTTATTTCTATGCTTTGCAATCACTCCAAAcatttaaatgaatttcatgCATTCGTTGgtgctacattttttttttttttttttttgctgaatatttGTGCAACACCTTGGGATTAACACATTTATAACTAGATAGAATTTGTACATTTGCATCCAAATACTAAATATAGGCTCCCATACTAAGGTACTAAAAGTAGATCCACCAATGCATAGTCATAGCTGAAGTACCGGGTATATAGCTAAATACAAGACAtccattgaaaatttgaaatagttTTTTCAAATGTATTCTCTTGCTCTAAAATCCTATTTCTGTTTACACAGTCATACGGGTAAGCTGACACTTAGACCATCATTAGGAGAAAATTAATGTTATCGCGACTGATTTTGCCTCTAGTTAtgatttgattgaaaatttcaGGCGCTGCTAGAGGATGTGGATGGCAAAAGATTGGGGCCTTTGTTAATCTAGGAGCTTATTATCTTGCGGGAATTCCCGTAGCTATATTGTTAGCTTTTGTCTTCCATATTGGTGGAAAGGTGACTTCATATCTTTCCATTTCTTTGCCTCTTCCTATATTCAGTTAATCTTTAAACGTTCCTTCGCTGACAAAAAAAGGGTGAAACATTAAGCGATGAATGTGTATTTTGAATCTAATCCACAGGGACTCTGGATGGGAATCATAGTGGCATTGATCGTGCAAGCATTAGGTCTTGGGATAATTACCCTATGCACCAACTGGGAGAATGAAGTAATTGTACTTTGACATAAAAAGTTACTTATATCATCATCCGTCAATTTCATCTGATGgttcattttctttgttttataggTGAAGAAAGCTGCTGAGAGAGTAAAAAATAGTTCTGGAGATGCATTACCATAAACTCTCACcaaaaacaatagaaaatgGCTGCAGACACAAATTATAAGATAATAAAGGAGTTCCATATACTGGAAAACTTTCAAATTCCAGtatttggaagaacattatGCCAAGTAAGAAACTTCAAGCAAACGTACACAAGACTGATGTGGCTTTGTTATGTCCATTTTTTTAACTCTATCTGAAGAAATTTATGCCAATTTAGTAATATAGAGTGCCACGCTTTAACAAAGCATAAACCTTAAATAGCTGAACAACCTCAAATCAAAAGTACTTGCAAGAAGCAAGAGGAGGAATTTATTCACTCCATTCTTTCTCATCAACTGTTCCAAGTAGTTTGTTGTGTTAGGCccttaaaattgtgaaattttgtaCTGAAATggtattttaaattgaaacatGATGAAATGTATTGTGATGAAGTTGATTGTTGCAACAATGGTTGTGGGGAGACTGCACGGCATGATCTGGTAACAGGTGATTGGTCATAATTATGTAGCGGGACGGAGGTAGAACACATGTTAATGGAGAGAAGGGGTTGTTTCATGCATAGGGATGATATGGATGAATTGGTTAGGTTGCTGAGAAGAATTATATAATAATCCAATGGCTTGCATCAATCAAAGattaaaaagtttatttttgaaacaaaatgtCACCCAAATCGCATTTGACTAATGAAGAGACTATAATTAAAGGATCTAATGAACTAGTCTGGCCATTAACATGTGGAGTTGTTACCACTACTCACTCCTATAGGACCTTAGTGGGACAAGCAGCCATATTGCGGAGATTGGTAATGTGTCAGGAATAGCATCTTTATCCTTTTGTAGGTATTGAAAATGTATTAGTTAAGACTTACGAATCTTGTGAGTATGTGTCATGTTCATAGTCTAACAAAAATTAGAGAATATAAAAGAAAGTGATAtcattaattctttaaaaaaaaattcgcatacatgaaaataataacaaatgagATAGCATCAATATATCCAAATAATTTTAAGATATCAACTTGGAGTGAATGACTTGTTTTGAGAACCatcattaaataaattatacttTATCAAATAGGTATATAgctattgtaataaaattttagaaatcaaCTATTTAGTTCtaacataaatttagacacaaaattggattataatttcaaattctaattcaattttctctaaactttacctattaatatatatatatatatatatatatatatatatatatagatgacttataaatttgaatttttttaagttatatgaTGATgctttttatagtttattatattaaactcctcgttttctacatttaattaattaatttggcgcaaaattttaaaaatttagattagatgggacacattacacaaaattaaacactaatttaaatttaatttttacactaaattaactcgcttggcacaaaattctaaaatttagattagatgagacacatgacgcaaaattagactctaattgaattccaatttaaaatttaattagattttttctcagttttacctattattattattattattattattatatagatttttttcttACAATGTGAGTTTGCTTTTACTAGAGTTTATAAAAACTAATGTAAAGGTGACATTAGTCAAGAGTTAACTTTGTATTACAACTTGCTACGTGATgagttgtggcacaaaattgtGCCACATTTGGTGTCCTTAGCATTACTCACCTATATATGAAGTCATATTCACATatccaatttattttttcatttttcatttttaaa
This genomic stretch from Castanea sativa cultivar Marrone di Chiusa Pesio chromosome 1, ASM4071231v1 harbors:
- the LOC142622695 gene encoding protein DETOXIFICATION 16-like, whose translation is MGREEKKGSLQPLLIPIAEEDGVKSCRKEFHIDEIVGEVKKQLCLVGPLVSVNLLVNSLQVISVMYVGHLGELALSGASMATSFASVTGFSLLIGMGSALDTFCGQSYGAKQYRMLGIHMQRAMIVLLLACIPLALIWANTGQILVFLGQDPEISAEAGLYARFLIPCIFGYALLQCHIRFLQAQNNVLPMMVSTAITTLSHLLICWILVFKSGLGNKGAALANGISYWMNALLLMAYVRISPSCKSTWTGFSKEAFHGITEFLKLSIPSAIMLSLEIWSFEMMVLLSGLLPNPKLETSVLSISLNTCSMIYMIPLGLSSTTSIRVSNELGSGRPQAARLAVRVALSLVATEGILVGTALILGRNFWGYCYSQVEEVVRYVGEILLLVAISHFFDGLQSVLSGAARGCGWQKIGAFVNLGAYYLAGIPVAILLAFVFHIGGKGLWMGIIVALIVQALGLGIITLCTNWENEVKKAAERVKNSSGDALP